The genomic stretch TGCCCTTGCTTTTGAAGGAGATGCCATTTATTCGACTTATATTCGTAAACACTTGATTTTTCAAGGTATGACAAAACCTAATCAATTGCACCGCAAAGCAACGATGTATGTTTCAGCCAAAGCTCAAGCGATGCTGATCAATATGATGCTAGAAGCGCAGCTATTGACTGAAAAGGAAGAAGAAATCTATAAGCGCGGTCGCAATACAAATAGTCATACCAAAGCTAAAAATGCTGACGTTGTGACTTACCGCATGTCGACAGGTTTTGAAGCTGTCATGGGTTATCTTCACATGACTGAGCAGATTGATCGTCTCGAAGAGCTTATTGATTGGTGTATCCAAGCGGTTGAAAAAATTGAAGATTAAGTAAAAAATAAAAATAGCCAGTTCTCGCATGAGAGCTGGTTTTCATGTTATAATAGCACTATGAAGAACAAAGAATTTAATGATCAAAATGACATCGTTTATGGTGTGCATGCCGTAACAGAAGCCCTTCAAGCTAACACAGGAAATAAACTCTACATTCAAGACGACTTGCGTGGAAAAAATGTTGATAAAATCAAAAGCCTAGCCGCAGAGAAAAAAGTCTCTATTTCTTGGACACCTAAAAAAACGCTTAGTGACATGACAAATGGTGCCGTTCACCAAGGTTTTGTTTTACGCGTTTCAGAATTTGCTTATGCTGAATTAGATACCATTTTAGAAAAAGCTGCGCAGGAAGAAAATCCACTAATTCTGATTTTGGATGGACTCAACGACCCGCATAATTTTGGCTCAATTTTGCGAACAGCTGACGCAACAAATGTCACTGGTGTGATTATTCCAAAACATCGTGCGGTTGGTGTGACACCTGTGGTTGCTAAAACATCAACTGGCGCTGTCGAACATGTTCCGATCGCTCGTGTGACAAACCTCAGCCAAACGCTTGATAAATTGAAAGAACAAGGTTTCTGGGTATTTGGTACAGATATGAACGGAACACCATCACACAAATGGAATACAGCTGGCAAACTAGCCCTGATCATTGGTAACGAAGGAAAAGGCATTTCGCCAAACATCAAAAAACAAGTGGATGAAATGATTACGATTCCGATGAATGGTCACGTTCAAAGTTTAAATGCCAGTGTGGCAGCAGCGGTATTGATGTACGAAGTTTTCCGTCATAAAGTGGATTAATTTTTGTAAGACTTGATGAGCCATCTGTGAAAGGACTAAAAAATGAAGAAAAGAATCCTCTTAGTTGATGGTTATAACATGATTGCCTTTTGGCAGGAAACACGTCAACTCTTTAAGACAAATCGATTAGATGAAGCACGCAATATTTTACTGCGTAAGCTCAATAACTATGCTCATTTTGAAAATCTGGATATTATCTGTGTCTTTGATGCTCAGTACGTTCCAGGATTGCGTCAACGTTATGACCAATATAAAATCCAAGTAATTTTCACCGAAGAAGATGAAACAGCTGATTCTTATATTGAACGTACAGCAGCTGAGCTAAATACACCACGCCATCTTGTGGAAGTTGCAACCAGTGATTTAAATGAACAATGGACTGTCTTCTCGCAAGGTGCCCTTCGGGTATCAGCTCGTGAATTGGAGCAGCGCGTAAATACGGTTAAATCAGACTTGGACAAAATGTCAAAGCACATTGA from Streptococcus ruminicola encodes the following:
- a CDS encoding NYN domain-containing protein, yielding MKKRILLVDGYNMIAFWQETRQLFKTNRLDEARNILLRKLNNYAHFENLDIICVFDAQYVPGLRQRYDQYKIQVIFTEEDETADSYIERTAAELNTPRHLVEVATSDLNEQWTVFSQGALRVSARELEQRVNTVKSDLDKMSKHIDLTTPKLSPWNDGQMDKLKQLLDDI
- a CDS encoding Mini-ribonuclease 3, whose translation is MTKVDVNLINGIALAFEGDAIYSTYIRKHLIFQGMTKPNQLHRKATMYVSAKAQAMLINMMLEAQLLTEKEEEIYKRGRNTNSHTKAKNADVVTYRMSTGFEAVMGYLHMTEQIDRLEELIDWCIQAVEKIED
- the rlmB gene encoding 23S rRNA (guanosine(2251)-2'-O)-methyltransferase RlmB, producing the protein MKNKEFNDQNDIVYGVHAVTEALQANTGNKLYIQDDLRGKNVDKIKSLAAEKKVSISWTPKKTLSDMTNGAVHQGFVLRVSEFAYAELDTILEKAAQEENPLILILDGLNDPHNFGSILRTADATNVTGVIIPKHRAVGVTPVVAKTSTGAVEHVPIARVTNLSQTLDKLKEQGFWVFGTDMNGTPSHKWNTAGKLALIIGNEGKGISPNIKKQVDEMITIPMNGHVQSLNASVAAAVLMYEVFRHKVD